TAATCTCCGAAAACGGAAAAAGAATAATTCTTCTGCCGGGTGTCCCTAAAGAGCTAAAAGCTATTACTGAAAGAAATGCAATTCTTTGTTTTTCCCAAAGCAGAGAAAAAAATTATGTAATTAAACATCAAATACTCAAAGTATGGGGAACACCAGAAGCAAAAGTCGGTGAAGTGCTTGAAGACATTATGGGAGAAAATAAAAATCCTCTTGTAGGTCTGCGCGTAGATGTAGAAGAAGGAGTTAAAGTCAGCATTACAGCAAAAGGAGGCTCTGTAACAATCGCTCAAAAACTTATAGAAGATATGGAAAATATCGTTAAACAGAAACTTGGCGATGCCGTATATGCTACAGGAGAAACATCTATGGAGAAAGTCATAGGAATGCTGCTTTCCATAAACAAAAAAACTATTGCTATAGCCGAATCAATAACCGGCGGATTAATTTCAAAAAAAATTACGGATATTCCGGGAAGCTCAAATTATTTCTTGTCAGGTATGGTGACTTATTCCAATGAATCCAAAATAAAAGATTTAAAAATTCCTGAAGAATTAATTAAAGAAAACGGAGCAGTAAGCGAACAAGTCGCAAAAGCAATGGCATTAGCTGTAAAGAATATATCCTCCGCCAATATAGGGTTGTCTACTACAGGGATTGCAGGACCATCAATCGGAACAACCAACAAATCTCTGGGACTTGTTTTTATCGGATTGGCAACCGACAACAAGGGGTGTCAAGTAGAAAAATATCAGTTTTCCGGCACGCGTTCTATGATTAGGACCAAAACCGCTCAAACCGCTTTGGACATGGTGAGAAAATATTTAATTACATGAATAATTGGAAATTGGATATTAGAAATTAGGAATTTAATTTTAGTCGAGCGAAGTGAGACAAAATGCGTTGCTTTATAGCTATCCCTTTACCTAAATACACTCACGAAGAACTTTCCAAAATACAAACTCAATTAAAAGAAGTCTCAGCAGATATTAGATGGGTGAAAATTGAAAATATACATCTTACTTTAAAATTTTTGGGTGAAGTTGATGAATCAAAAATCAAAACAATTTCTGAAGAATTAAAAAAAACAGTCAGAGAACATACAAGTTTTGAATCCTGTATTGGAAAACTCGGAACATTCCCTACTCTATTAAATCCTAAAATAATCTGGATAGGTATAAGAAAAAATGAAGATAAGATAAATAAATTACAACAGGCAATAGAAAAGATTATGGAACCATTAGGATTAAAGAAAGAAACACGCGCATTTTCCTCCCACCTTACACTGGGAAGAGTGCGAAGCAAAAAGAATATCCAAAAGTTAACAGAGAAAATAAAAATACTATCTTTGCCGCAATTTAAACCCATTACAGTAGATAGAATTGTCCTTTTTCAGAGCATACTAAAATCATCTGGAGCAGAATATAATATTTTGGACGAATTTAATCTCAAAGTTGTCCGCCACTCCCACCATTAAAGATTGGCGGGCAAGAATAATTGGCGAGACAAACCGCGCCACAGTTTCAATGGCGGGTTGAATCTTAAGCGGGAATATGATAATTTGCAGTATAAATTTCAAAAAATTTATACTCAATCTAACGGGAGGATAAAGTGACGGAAAAATCAGAAAAGAATACGGAAAAGATTAACAAAGATAAAGCGCTTGAGTTGGCTTTAAGTCAAATAGAAAAACAACACGGTAAGGGTTCTATTATGCGCCTCGGTGACGCAAGAGCATATATTCCGGTTGAGGTTATATCTACCGGAGCACTCACTCTTGATTTGGCATTAGGCGTGGGAGGACTTCCTCGAGGTAGAGTGACTGAAATATACGGGCCTGAAGCAAGCGGTAAGACAACGCTTTCTCTTCACGTAATAGCGAATGCGCAAAAAATGGGAGGAAAGGCAGCGTTTATTGATGTTGAACATGCCCTAGACCCTAAATATGCCAAGATTTTGGGGGTTGACCTGGACAATCTATTGGTTTCCCAGCCCGATACAGGCGAACAGGCGCTGGATATCACTGAAGTTTTAGTCAGGTCAAACACAATGGATGTAATTGTGATTGATTCGGTAGCAGCTTTAGTTCCAAGAGCAGAACTTGAAGGAGATATGGGCGATTCGCACATGGGACTTCAGGCACGGCTTATGTCACAAGCTTTAAGAAAACTTACATCTTCTATAAGTAAATCCAAAACTGTATGTATCTTCATTAATCAGATAAGAATGAAAATCGGCGTAATGTGGGGCAATCCCGAGACCACTACAGGCGGGAAAGCATTAAAATTCTATTCATCGGTAAGATTAGATATACGAAGAACGGGTAAGATAACCGGAGAAAACGACACTATTACCGGAAGCACAAACAGAGTGAAAGTCGTAAAAAACAAAGTTGCTCCGCCTTTCAGACAAGCTATGTTGGATGTTTTATATAATCAAGGCATATCATGGGAAAGCAGTGTGATAGAAGCCGCCGCAGAATACGGTATTGTAGAAAAAGCCGGTTCATGGTATTCATATAAAGGAGAAAAGATAGGGCAAGGGAAAGAAAACGCCACAAAATACTTAAAAGAACATGCAGATATCACCAAGGAAATAGTAACAAAGGTTAAAGAAAAAGCAGGGATACTCAAACCCCCGGCAAAAGAGAGGAATAAATAATATGAAATTAATATTAACTAAAGATGTAGAAAACCTGGGTCAAATCGGTGACATAGTAAATGTAAAGGAAGGATATGCTCGTAACTATCTTATCCCTAAAAAGTTAGTTTTTGAAGCAACACCAGCAAACGAAAAAATCATACAAAAGGAAAAAATAAAAGCTGATAAGAGAAGAAAAGAAAACAGAAAAGCAATAGACGAACTGTGTCAAAAATTAGAAAAACTTTCTTTAACTGCACCGGTTCAGGTGGGAGAAAAAGACAAATTATATGGTTCTGTAACCACACAGGATGTTTCGGACCTTTTGAAAAAAGAGGGCTTTGATATAGACAAAAGAAAAATAGAAATTTCTAATCCGATAAAAGCATTAGGTATATACAGCGTAAAAATCAAACTTGACCCTAAAGTTACTGCCACTACAAAAGTTTGGGTGGTGAAGATGTAAGTTATAAGTAACCAGTAACCCGTTTACAGTAACCAGGAAAACTGTAAACTATGTACTGTTAACTGTAAACTTCTAATGGATAAAGCAAAAGTCCTTTCAAAATCAAAATGCATAGTCGTAAAAATCGGCAGCCGTGTTATAACCTCATCCAAAAACGAACTGGATTCATCCCTAATAAACGCTTTAGTTAAGGATATTGAAGCGCTATACAGAAAAAAACATCAGATTTTAATTGTAACTTCCGGCGCAATAGTGGCGGGGCTAAAAGATTTAAAACTCGGTTCAAGACCTACCAACCTGCCTTTAAAACAAGCCGCATCCGCAGTGGGACAAGTAAAACTAATGCACAGTTACGCTACCGCATTTAAAAAATACAATATCCCTGTTGCGCAAATTCTTTTGACACGAGAGGATTTGCACAACAGCAAGAGATATTTAAATGCAAAAAATACCTTGCGTCGTCTTTTAGACAAAGGTGTTATACCTATCATTAACGAAAACGATACGGTTGCCGTGGAAGAAATAAAATTCGGGGACAACGACACACTTTCAGCTTTAGTTTCTCTTATGATGGATGTGGACTTATTAACAATCCTCACAAATGTAGATGGGTTATATACGGACTTGCCCTGTGACAATAACCCCATTAGAAGCCTACATCCCGTTAGAAATAGAATTTCTAACGGGACAAGCCAAAAGTGTGGCATCCCGAAAGCCTTCGGGATTACTTCCAACGAGGCAAGGTTCGTGCCTTATGTAAAGAAGATTACACCTGCAATAGAAAAAATGGCTAAAGCTAAAGGCGACGGCGCAGGCGGAATGGAAACTAAAATCAAAGCGGCAAAAATGCTTACTCAGGCAGGAATACCAGTTGTTATAGCTAACGGCAAAGAAAAACAGATATTAAATAAGATAATTTCAGGTAAAGAAATCGGCACATTCTTCGCTGCGATTGAAAAGAAGAAAAAATAAATATTGGAACATAAAACTTACGACAAAGTCATCCACAGAGATAATTTAGTTGTTTAAAAATCTACGAATAAATCCACTATATACCTACAATTAAGATAGCTAATTATATGAGTATTAAATATTCAGATATTGTCCCATGGGGAAGGTCTTTTGAAGAATACATAGATATGTTTCTTCTGTCAGACGATGACCTCAAACGTAAAATTATCGGTGTAGGAGATGGTCCGGCTTCATTTAATACACAAATGTATAAGCGCGGCGTTAACATCATTTCAGTTGATCCTATATATCAATTTTCCGAGAAACAACTACGAAAAAGAATCAAAGAAACCTATGAAACAGTAATTGCGCAAACCAGTGAGAATAAAGATAAATTTGTCTGGACCAGAATCCCTTCCCTAGAAAATCTTATGCAAATAAGAATGGCTTCAATGGATGAGTTTTGCCAAGATTATGAACTGGGAAAAAGACAGGAAAGATATGTTAATGCAACACTTCCAACCCTTCCTTTTGCCGATAAGAGTTTTGATTTAGTGCTTTCTTCCCATCTTTTATTTTTCTACTCAGCTAATCGGGACCTTAATTTTCACATCCAATCAGTAAAAGAACTCCTTCGTATCGGTTCAGAGGTAAG
The sequence above is drawn from the bacterium genome and encodes:
- a CDS encoding competence/damage-inducible protein A; translated protein: MSAEIINVGDELLNGETVNTNAAYLAAKLQEFGIELHYQTTVGDDSLRIQKNLKRALSRSSIIIITGGLGPTKDDITKKVVTDVLGKQLVSHEPTLSKIHNKLKDLTSSISKTNEKVALYPEGAQIIDNPIGTAPGIIISENGKRIILLPGVPKELKAITERNAILCFSQSREKNYVIKHQILKVWGTPEAKVGEVLEDIMGENKNPLVGLRVDVEEGVKVSITAKGGSVTIAQKLIEDMENIVKQKLGDAVYATGETSMEKVIGMLLSINKKTIAIAESITGGLISKKITDIPGSSNYFLSGMVTYSNESKIKDLKIPEELIKENGAVSEQVAKAMALAVKNISSANIGLSTTGIAGPSIGTTNKSLGLVFIGLATDNKGCQVEKYQFSGTRSMIRTKTAQTALDMVRKYLIT
- the thpR gene encoding RNA 2',3'-cyclic phosphodiesterase is translated as MRCFIAIPLPKYTHEELSKIQTQLKEVSADIRWVKIENIHLTLKFLGEVDESKIKTISEELKKTVREHTSFESCIGKLGTFPTLLNPKIIWIGIRKNEDKINKLQQAIEKIMEPLGLKKETRAFSSHLTLGRVRSKKNIQKLTEKIKILSLPQFKPITVDRIVLFQSILKSSGAEYNILDEFNLKVVRHSHH
- the recA gene encoding recombinase RecA, with amino-acid sequence MNKDKALELALSQIEKQHGKGSIMRLGDARAYIPVEVISTGALTLDLALGVGGLPRGRVTEIYGPEASGKTTLSLHVIANAQKMGGKAAFIDVEHALDPKYAKILGVDLDNLLVSQPDTGEQALDITEVLVRSNTMDVIVIDSVAALVPRAELEGDMGDSHMGLQARLMSQALRKLTSSISKSKTVCIFINQIRMKIGVMWGNPETTTGGKALKFYSSVRLDIRRTGKITGENDTITGSTNRVKVVKNKVAPPFRQAMLDVLYNQGISWESSVIEAAAEYGIVEKAGSWYSYKGEKIGQGKENATKYLKEHADITKEIVTKVKEKAGILKPPAKERNK
- the rplI gene encoding 50S ribosomal protein L9, with amino-acid sequence MKLILTKDVENLGQIGDIVNVKEGYARNYLIPKKLVFEATPANEKIIQKEKIKADKRRKENRKAIDELCQKLEKLSLTAPVQVGEKDKLYGSVTTQDVSDLLKKEGFDIDKRKIEISNPIKALGIYSVKIKLDPKVTATTKVWVVKM
- the proB gene encoding glutamate 5-kinase, with translation MDKAKVLSKSKCIVVKIGSRVITSSKNELDSSLINALVKDIEALYRKKHQILIVTSGAIVAGLKDLKLGSRPTNLPLKQAASAVGQVKLMHSYATAFKKYNIPVAQILLTREDLHNSKRYLNAKNTLRRLLDKGVIPIINENDTVAVEEIKFGDNDTLSALVSLMMDVDLLTILTNVDGLYTDLPCDNNPIRSLHPVRNRISNGTSQKCGIPKAFGITSNEARFVPYVKKITPAIEKMAKAKGDGAGGMETKIKAAKMLTQAGIPVVIANGKEKQILNKIISGKEIGTFFAAIEKKKK
- a CDS encoding methyltransferase domain-containing protein, with protein sequence MSIKYSDIVPWGRSFEEYIDMFLLSDDDLKRKIIGVGDGPASFNTQMYKRGVNIISVDPIYQFSEKQLRKRIKETYETVIAQTSENKDKFVWTRIPSLENLMQIRMASMDEFCQDYELGKRQERYVNATLPTLPFADKSFDLVLSSHLLFFYSANRDLNFHIQSVKELLRIGSEVRIFPIVDLNSERSPFLAPVIDQLSKAKVTCTIEKVPYHFQKTGNEMLRLKFNKNNV